The Stigmatopora argus isolate UIUO_Sarg chromosome 23, RoL_Sarg_1.0, whole genome shotgun sequence genome contains a region encoding:
- the svopl gene encoding putative transporter SVOPL isoform X2, translated as MTEGAKIERVSAIYLQEVELTHRRNERTGNSAEPTFTVEEAVEHVGFGRFHLLLFVILGSANIVEAMEIMLLAVISPEIRCEWHLEDWQVALVSTMVFLGFMACGVLSGYVADQHGRRKVLVGGFVWSAYFSILTSFAPSYPWFIFLRSLVGCGVAAGSQGYVLKTEFIPSKYRAILLPVAAIFWMLGSVLIIFLGMLVVPTLGWRWMIRLSVVPSIFLLFLFRFIPESARFDVSAGNIAAAADTLRRIARMNNASLPPGRLAESMAKKRGRWKDLLTSTFRTTSLLLWYSWFVASLAYYGSVLSSSELLEKNLLCVTDGEHAHEVKRPPEDGRCYCIPFAQGDYHTLLISCLGEVSRETDGDLSPARIAAGGEIGSLSLTSDSRQHLALERVGSAEEFVTLAADVGHILPAAQHLHQLVGLHAALFPAALGGLHELHGGLHLHRRGLSHRIAFAGDGHLHFGQSSGRNDRSLHCAAVDTGMVTVKPTNVYSRPMLSLALFARWRASCCPLKPKGELSCKFLDDPSRENGSVVGQ; from the exons ATGACCGAAGGCGCGAAGATCGAGCGGGTAAGCGCCATCTACTTACAGGAGGTGGAACTGACACATCGGCGAAATGAGCGAACGGGCAACAGCGCGG AACCGACGTTCACGGTGGAGGAAGCGGTGGAGCACGTGGGATTCGGGAGATTCCACCTCCTGCTCTTTGTCATCTTGGGAAGCGCCAAC ATCGTGGAGGCCATGGAGATCATGCTGTTGGCCGTCATTTCTCCCGAGATTCGTTGCGAGTGGCACCTGGAAGACTGGCAGGTGGCGCTGGTGTCTACT ATGGTGTTTCTCGGCTTCATGGCGTGCGGCGTGCTCAGCGGCTACGTGGCCGACCAACACGGCCGCCGGAAG GTTCTTGTCGGAGGTTTCGTGTGGAGCGCCTACTTCTCCATCCTCACCTCCTTTGCACCGTCCTACCCTTGGTTTATCTTCCTGCGGAGCTTGGTGGGCTGCGGCGTGGCGGCGGGCTCGCAGGG TTACGTTCTGAAGACTGAATTCATCCCGTCCAAGTACCGGGCCATCCTGCTGCCTGTGGCCGCC ATCTTCTGGATGTTGGGATCCGTGCTGATCATCTTCCTGGGAATGCTGGTAGTCCCCACGCTGGGATGGAGGTGGATGATCCGCCTGTCGGTGGTCCCGAgcatcttcctcctcttccttttcAGG TTCATTCCCGAGTCGGCCCGCTTCGACGTGTCGGCGGGGAAcatcgccgccgccgcggaCACACTGCGACGGATCGCCCGGATGAACAACGCCTCTCTGCCGCCGGGACGTTTGGCGGAGAGCATGGCG AAGAAAAGAGGGAGGTGGAAGGATCTGCTGACATCCACCTTCAGGACCACGTCCCTGCTTCTCTGGTACTCGTG GTTCGTGGCCTCCTTGGCCTACTACGGCTCTGTCCTGAGCAGCTCGGAACTTCTGGAGAAGAACTTGTTGTGCGTGACGGACGGAGAGCACGCGCACGAGGTCAAGCGGCCTCCGGAGGACGGACGCTGTTACTGCATCCCCTTCGCCCAGGGCGACTACCACACGCTCCTCATCAGCTGTTTGGGGGAGGTTTCACGTGAGACGGACGGCGACCTGTCTCCCGCTCGCATCGCCGCCGGGGGTGAAATTGGCTCGCTCTCACTCACCAGTGATTCCCGTCAACATCTTGCTCTTGAACGTGTTGGGTCGGCGGAGGAGTTTGTTACTCTTGCAGCTGACGTCGGCCATATTCTTCCTGCTGCCCAGCATCTGCACCAACTC GTCGGGCTTCACGCTGCTCTTTTTCCTGCTGCGCTCGGTGGTCTCCATGAACTTCACGGTGGTCTACATCTACACCGCCGAG GTTTATCCCACCGTATCGCGTTCGCTGGGGATGGGCACCTGCACTTCGGTCAGTCGTCTGGGAGGAATGATCGCTCCCTTCATTGCGCAG cagtggacacagggatggtcactgtcaaacccactaatgtgtacagccgccccatgctctc GCTTGCGCTCTTTGCGCGGTGGCGAGCTTCCTGTTGCCCATTGAAACCAAAGGGCGAGCTCTCTTG CAAATTTCTTGACGATCCATCGCGGGAAAACGGCTCAGTGGTTGGACAGTAA
- the svopl gene encoding putative transporter SVOPL isoform X4, with protein MTEGAKIERVSAIYLQEVELTHRRNERTGNSAEPTFTVEEAVEHVGFGRFHLLLFVILGSANIVEAMEIMLLAVISPEIRCEWHLEDWQVALVSTMVFLGFMACGVLSGYVADQHGRRKVLVGGFVWSAYFSILTSFAPSYPWFIFLRSLVGCGVAAGSQGYVLKTEFIPSKYRAILLPVAAIFWMLGSVLIIFLGMLVVPTLGWRWMIRLSVVPSIFLLFLFRFIPESARFDVSAGNIAAAADTLRRIARMNNASLPPGRLAESMAKKRGRWKDLLTSTFRTTSLLLWFVASLAYYGSVLSSSELLEKNLLCVTDGEHAHEVKRPPEDGRCYCIPFAQGDYHTLLISCLGEVSRETDGDLSPARIAAGGEIGSLSLTSDSRQHLALERVGSAEEFVTLAADVGHILPAAQHLHQLVGLHAALFPAALGGLHELHGGLHLHRRGLSHRIAFAGDGHLHFGQSSGRNDRSLHCAEAVDTGMVTVKPTNVYSRPMLSLALFARWRASCCPLKPKGELSCKFLDDPSRENGSVVGQ; from the exons ATGACCGAAGGCGCGAAGATCGAGCGGGTAAGCGCCATCTACTTACAGGAGGTGGAACTGACACATCGGCGAAATGAGCGAACGGGCAACAGCGCGG AACCGACGTTCACGGTGGAGGAAGCGGTGGAGCACGTGGGATTCGGGAGATTCCACCTCCTGCTCTTTGTCATCTTGGGAAGCGCCAAC ATCGTGGAGGCCATGGAGATCATGCTGTTGGCCGTCATTTCTCCCGAGATTCGTTGCGAGTGGCACCTGGAAGACTGGCAGGTGGCGCTGGTGTCTACT ATGGTGTTTCTCGGCTTCATGGCGTGCGGCGTGCTCAGCGGCTACGTGGCCGACCAACACGGCCGCCGGAAG GTTCTTGTCGGAGGTTTCGTGTGGAGCGCCTACTTCTCCATCCTCACCTCCTTTGCACCGTCCTACCCTTGGTTTATCTTCCTGCGGAGCTTGGTGGGCTGCGGCGTGGCGGCGGGCTCGCAGGG TTACGTTCTGAAGACTGAATTCATCCCGTCCAAGTACCGGGCCATCCTGCTGCCTGTGGCCGCC ATCTTCTGGATGTTGGGATCCGTGCTGATCATCTTCCTGGGAATGCTGGTAGTCCCCACGCTGGGATGGAGGTGGATGATCCGCCTGTCGGTGGTCCCGAgcatcttcctcctcttccttttcAGG TTCATTCCCGAGTCGGCCCGCTTCGACGTGTCGGCGGGGAAcatcgccgccgccgcggaCACACTGCGACGGATCGCCCGGATGAACAACGCCTCTCTGCCGCCGGGACGTTTGGCGGAGAGCATGGCG AAGAAAAGAGGGAGGTGGAAGGATCTGCTGACATCCACCTTCAGGACCACGTCCCTGCTTCTCTG GTTCGTGGCCTCCTTGGCCTACTACGGCTCTGTCCTGAGCAGCTCGGAACTTCTGGAGAAGAACTTGTTGTGCGTGACGGACGGAGAGCACGCGCACGAGGTCAAGCGGCCTCCGGAGGACGGACGCTGTTACTGCATCCCCTTCGCCCAGGGCGACTACCACACGCTCCTCATCAGCTGTTTGGGGGAGGTTTCACGTGAGACGGACGGCGACCTGTCTCCCGCTCGCATCGCCGCCGGGGGTGAAATTGGCTCGCTCTCACTCACCAGTGATTCCCGTCAACATCTTGCTCTTGAACGTGTTGGGTCGGCGGAGGAGTTTGTTACTCTTGCAGCTGACGTCGGCCATATTCTTCCTGCTGCCCAGCATCTGCACCAACTC GTCGGGCTTCACGCTGCTCTTTTTCCTGCTGCGCTCGGTGGTCTCCATGAACTTCACGGTGGTCTACATCTACACCGCCGAG GTTTATCCCACCGTATCGCGTTCGCTGGGGATGGGCACCTGCACTTCGGTCAGTCGTCTGGGAGGAATGATCGCTCCCTTCATTGCGCAG aagcagtggacacagggatggtcactgtcaaacccactaatgtgtacagccgccccatgctctc GCTTGCGCTCTTTGCGCGGTGGCGAGCTTCCTGTTGCCCATTGAAACCAAAGGGCGAGCTCTCTTG CAAATTTCTTGACGATCCATCGCGGGAAAACGGCTCAGTGGTTGGACAGTAA
- the svopl gene encoding putative transporter SVOPL isoform X8 — protein sequence MTEGAKIERVSAIYLQEVELTHRRNERTGNSAEPTFTVEEAVEHVGFGRFHLLLFVILGSANIVEAMEIMLLAVISPEIRCEWHLEDWQVALVSTMVFLGFMACGVLSGYVADQHGRRKVLVGGFVWSAYFSILTSFAPSYPWFIFLRSLVGCGVAAGSQGYVLKTEFIPSKYRAILLPVAAIFWMLGSVLIIFLGMLGQTPRRGPPPRLGLTLASASVHSRVGPLRRVGGEHRRRRGHTATDRPDEQRLSAAGTFGGEHGEEKREVEGSADIHLQDHVPASLVRGLLGLLRLCPEQLGTSGEELVVRDGRRARARGQAASGGRTLLLHPLRPGRLPHAPHQLFGGGFTDSRQHLALERVGSAEEFVTLAADVGHILPAAQHLHQLVGLHAALFPAALGGLHELHGGLHLHRRGLSHRIAFAGDGHLHFGQSSGRNDRSLHCAEAVDTGMVTVKPTNVYSRPMLSLALFARWRASCCPLKPKGELSCKFLDDPSRENGSVVGQ from the exons ATGACCGAAGGCGCGAAGATCGAGCGGGTAAGCGCCATCTACTTACAGGAGGTGGAACTGACACATCGGCGAAATGAGCGAACGGGCAACAGCGCGG AACCGACGTTCACGGTGGAGGAAGCGGTGGAGCACGTGGGATTCGGGAGATTCCACCTCCTGCTCTTTGTCATCTTGGGAAGCGCCAAC ATCGTGGAGGCCATGGAGATCATGCTGTTGGCCGTCATTTCTCCCGAGATTCGTTGCGAGTGGCACCTGGAAGACTGGCAGGTGGCGCTGGTGTCTACT ATGGTGTTTCTCGGCTTCATGGCGTGCGGCGTGCTCAGCGGCTACGTGGCCGACCAACACGGCCGCCGGAAG GTTCTTGTCGGAGGTTTCGTGTGGAGCGCCTACTTCTCCATCCTCACCTCCTTTGCACCGTCCTACCCTTGGTTTATCTTCCTGCGGAGCTTGGTGGGCTGCGGCGTGGCGGCGGGCTCGCAGGG TTACGTTCTGAAGACTGAATTCATCCCGTCCAAGTACCGGGCCATCCTGCTGCCTGTGGCCGCC ATCTTCTGGATGTTGGGATCCGTGCTGATCATCTTCCTGGGAATGCTG GGTCAGACCCCACGTCGAGGACCGCCGCCTCGCCTCGGGCTGACCTTGGCTTCCGCTTCAGTTCATTCCCGAGTCGGCCCGCTTCGACGTGTCGGCGGGGAAcatcgccgccgccgcggaCACACTGCGACGGATCGCCCGGATGAACAACGCCTCTCTGCCGCCGGGACGTTTGGCGGAGAGCATGGCG AAGAAAAGAGGGAGGTGGAAGGATCTGCTGACATCCACCTTCAGGACCACGTCCCTGCTTCTCTG GTTCGTGGCCTCCTTGGCCTACTACGGCTCTGTCCTGAGCAGCTCGGAACTTCTGGAGAAGAACTTGTTGTGCGTGACGGACGGAGAGCACGCGCACGAGGTCAAGCGGCCTCCGGAGGACGGACGCTGTTACTGCATCCCCTTCGCCCAGGGCGACTACCACACGCTCCTCATCAGCTGTTTGGGGGAGGTTTCAC TGATTCCCGTCAACATCTTGCTCTTGAACGTGTTGGGTCGGCGGAGGAGTTTGTTACTCTTGCAGCTGACGTCGGCCATATTCTTCCTGCTGCCCAGCATCTGCACCAACTC GTCGGGCTTCACGCTGCTCTTTTTCCTGCTGCGCTCGGTGGTCTCCATGAACTTCACGGTGGTCTACATCTACACCGCCGAG GTTTATCCCACCGTATCGCGTTCGCTGGGGATGGGCACCTGCACTTCGGTCAGTCGTCTGGGAGGAATGATCGCTCCCTTCATTGCGCAG aagcagtggacacagggatggtcactgtcaaacccactaatgtgtacagccgccccatgctctc GCTTGCGCTCTTTGCGCGGTGGCGAGCTTCCTGTTGCCCATTGAAACCAAAGGGCGAGCTCTCTTG CAAATTTCTTGACGATCCATCGCGGGAAAACGGCTCAGTGGTTGGACAGTAA
- the svopl gene encoding putative transporter SVOPL isoform X3, whose amino-acid sequence MTEGAKIERVSAIYLQEVELTHRRNERTGNSAEPTFTVEEAVEHVGFGRFHLLLFVILGSANIVEAMEIMLLAVISPEIRCEWHLEDWQVALVSTMVFLGFMACGVLSGYVADQHGRRKVLVGGFVWSAYFSILTSFAPSYPWFIFLRSLVGCGVAAGSQGYVLKTEFIPSKYRAILLPVAAIFWMLGSVLIIFLGMLVVPTLGWRWMIRLSVVPSIFLLFLFRFIPESARFDVSAGNIAAAADTLRRIARMNNASLPPGRLAESMAKKRGRWKDLLTSTFRTTSLLLWYSWFVASLAYYGSVLSSSELLEKNLLCVTDGEHAHEVKRPPEDGRCYCIPFAQGDYHTLLISCLGEVSRETDGDLSPARIAAGGEIGSLSLTSDSRQHLALERVGSAEEFVTLAADVGHILPAAQHLHQLVGLHAALFPAALGGLHELHGGLHLHRRGLSHRIAFAGDGHLHFGQSSGRNDRSLHCAVDTGMVTVKPTNVYSRPMLSLALFARWRASCCPLKPKGELSCKFLDDPSRENGSVVGQ is encoded by the exons ATGACCGAAGGCGCGAAGATCGAGCGGGTAAGCGCCATCTACTTACAGGAGGTGGAACTGACACATCGGCGAAATGAGCGAACGGGCAACAGCGCGG AACCGACGTTCACGGTGGAGGAAGCGGTGGAGCACGTGGGATTCGGGAGATTCCACCTCCTGCTCTTTGTCATCTTGGGAAGCGCCAAC ATCGTGGAGGCCATGGAGATCATGCTGTTGGCCGTCATTTCTCCCGAGATTCGTTGCGAGTGGCACCTGGAAGACTGGCAGGTGGCGCTGGTGTCTACT ATGGTGTTTCTCGGCTTCATGGCGTGCGGCGTGCTCAGCGGCTACGTGGCCGACCAACACGGCCGCCGGAAG GTTCTTGTCGGAGGTTTCGTGTGGAGCGCCTACTTCTCCATCCTCACCTCCTTTGCACCGTCCTACCCTTGGTTTATCTTCCTGCGGAGCTTGGTGGGCTGCGGCGTGGCGGCGGGCTCGCAGGG TTACGTTCTGAAGACTGAATTCATCCCGTCCAAGTACCGGGCCATCCTGCTGCCTGTGGCCGCC ATCTTCTGGATGTTGGGATCCGTGCTGATCATCTTCCTGGGAATGCTGGTAGTCCCCACGCTGGGATGGAGGTGGATGATCCGCCTGTCGGTGGTCCCGAgcatcttcctcctcttccttttcAGG TTCATTCCCGAGTCGGCCCGCTTCGACGTGTCGGCGGGGAAcatcgccgccgccgcggaCACACTGCGACGGATCGCCCGGATGAACAACGCCTCTCTGCCGCCGGGACGTTTGGCGGAGAGCATGGCG AAGAAAAGAGGGAGGTGGAAGGATCTGCTGACATCCACCTTCAGGACCACGTCCCTGCTTCTCTGGTACTCGTG GTTCGTGGCCTCCTTGGCCTACTACGGCTCTGTCCTGAGCAGCTCGGAACTTCTGGAGAAGAACTTGTTGTGCGTGACGGACGGAGAGCACGCGCACGAGGTCAAGCGGCCTCCGGAGGACGGACGCTGTTACTGCATCCCCTTCGCCCAGGGCGACTACCACACGCTCCTCATCAGCTGTTTGGGGGAGGTTTCACGTGAGACGGACGGCGACCTGTCTCCCGCTCGCATCGCCGCCGGGGGTGAAATTGGCTCGCTCTCACTCACCAGTGATTCCCGTCAACATCTTGCTCTTGAACGTGTTGGGTCGGCGGAGGAGTTTGTTACTCTTGCAGCTGACGTCGGCCATATTCTTCCTGCTGCCCAGCATCTGCACCAACTC GTCGGGCTTCACGCTGCTCTTTTTCCTGCTGCGCTCGGTGGTCTCCATGAACTTCACGGTGGTCTACATCTACACCGCCGAG GTTTATCCCACCGTATCGCGTTCGCTGGGGATGGGCACCTGCACTTCGGTCAGTCGTCTGGGAGGAATGATCGCTCCCTTCATTGCGCAG tggacacagggatggtcactgtcaaacccactaatgtgtacagccgccccatgctctc GCTTGCGCTCTTTGCGCGGTGGCGAGCTTCCTGTTGCCCATTGAAACCAAAGGGCGAGCTCTCTTG CAAATTTCTTGACGATCCATCGCGGGAAAACGGCTCAGTGGTTGGACAGTAA
- the svopl gene encoding putative transporter SVOPL isoform X12 yields the protein MTEGAKIERVSAIYLQEVELTHRRNERTGNSAEPTFTVEEAVEHVGFGRFHLLLFVILGSANIVEAMEIMLLAVISPEIRCEWHLEDWQVALVSTMVFLGFMACGVLSGYVADQHGRRKVLVGGFVWSAYFSILTSFAPSYPWFIFLRSLVGCGVAAGSQGYVLKTEFIPSKYRAILLPVAAIFWMLGSVLIIFLGMLVVPTLGWRWMIRLSVVPSIFLLFLFRFIPESARFDVSAGNIAAAADTLRRIARMNNASLPPGRLAESMAKKRGRWKDLLTSTFRTTSLLLWYSWFVASLAYYGSVLSSSELLEKNLLCVTDGEHAHEVKRPPEDGRCYCIPFAQGDYHTLLISCLGEVSLIPVNILLLNVLGRRRSLLLLQLTSAIFFLLPSICTNSSGFTLLFFLLRSVVSMNFTVVYIYTAEVYPTVSRSLGMGTCTSVSRLGGMIAPFIAQQWTQGWSLSNPLMCTAAPCSRLRSLRGGELPVAH from the exons ATGACCGAAGGCGCGAAGATCGAGCGGGTAAGCGCCATCTACTTACAGGAGGTGGAACTGACACATCGGCGAAATGAGCGAACGGGCAACAGCGCGG AACCGACGTTCACGGTGGAGGAAGCGGTGGAGCACGTGGGATTCGGGAGATTCCACCTCCTGCTCTTTGTCATCTTGGGAAGCGCCAAC ATCGTGGAGGCCATGGAGATCATGCTGTTGGCCGTCATTTCTCCCGAGATTCGTTGCGAGTGGCACCTGGAAGACTGGCAGGTGGCGCTGGTGTCTACT ATGGTGTTTCTCGGCTTCATGGCGTGCGGCGTGCTCAGCGGCTACGTGGCCGACCAACACGGCCGCCGGAAG GTTCTTGTCGGAGGTTTCGTGTGGAGCGCCTACTTCTCCATCCTCACCTCCTTTGCACCGTCCTACCCTTGGTTTATCTTCCTGCGGAGCTTGGTGGGCTGCGGCGTGGCGGCGGGCTCGCAGGG TTACGTTCTGAAGACTGAATTCATCCCGTCCAAGTACCGGGCCATCCTGCTGCCTGTGGCCGCC ATCTTCTGGATGTTGGGATCCGTGCTGATCATCTTCCTGGGAATGCTGGTAGTCCCCACGCTGGGATGGAGGTGGATGATCCGCCTGTCGGTGGTCCCGAgcatcttcctcctcttccttttcAGG TTCATTCCCGAGTCGGCCCGCTTCGACGTGTCGGCGGGGAAcatcgccgccgccgcggaCACACTGCGACGGATCGCCCGGATGAACAACGCCTCTCTGCCGCCGGGACGTTTGGCGGAGAGCATGGCG AAGAAAAGAGGGAGGTGGAAGGATCTGCTGACATCCACCTTCAGGACCACGTCCCTGCTTCTCTGGTACTCGTG GTTCGTGGCCTCCTTGGCCTACTACGGCTCTGTCCTGAGCAGCTCGGAACTTCTGGAGAAGAACTTGTTGTGCGTGACGGACGGAGAGCACGCGCACGAGGTCAAGCGGCCTCCGGAGGACGGACGCTGTTACTGCATCCCCTTCGCCCAGGGCGACTACCACACGCTCCTCATCAGCTGTTTGGGGGAGGTTTCAC TGATTCCCGTCAACATCTTGCTCTTGAACGTGTTGGGTCGGCGGAGGAGTTTGTTACTCTTGCAGCTGACGTCGGCCATATTCTTCCTGCTGCCCAGCATCTGCACCAACTC GTCGGGCTTCACGCTGCTCTTTTTCCTGCTGCGCTCGGTGGTCTCCATGAACTTCACGGTGGTCTACATCTACACCGCCGAG GTTTATCCCACCGTATCGCGTTCGCTGGGGATGGGCACCTGCACTTCGGTCAGTCGTCTGGGAGGAATGATCGCTCCCTTCATTGCGCAG cagtggacacagggatggtcactgtcaaacccactaatgtgtacagccgccccatgctctc GCTTGCGCTCTTTGCGCGGTGGCGAGCTTCCTGTTGCCCATTGA
- the svopl gene encoding putative transporter SVOPL isoform X1 yields the protein MTEGAKIERVSAIYLQEVELTHRRNERTGNSAEPTFTVEEAVEHVGFGRFHLLLFVILGSANIVEAMEIMLLAVISPEIRCEWHLEDWQVALVSTMVFLGFMACGVLSGYVADQHGRRKVLVGGFVWSAYFSILTSFAPSYPWFIFLRSLVGCGVAAGSQGYVLKTEFIPSKYRAILLPVAAIFWMLGSVLIIFLGMLVVPTLGWRWMIRLSVVPSIFLLFLFRFIPESARFDVSAGNIAAAADTLRRIARMNNASLPPGRLAESMAKKRGRWKDLLTSTFRTTSLLLWYSWFVASLAYYGSVLSSSELLEKNLLCVTDGEHAHEVKRPPEDGRCYCIPFAQGDYHTLLISCLGEVSRETDGDLSPARIAAGGEIGSLSLTSDSRQHLALERVGSAEEFVTLAADVGHILPAAQHLHQLVGLHAALFPAALGGLHELHGGLHLHRRGLSHRIAFAGDGHLHFGQSSGRNDRSLHCAEAVDTGMVTVKPTNVYSRPMLSLALFARWRASCCPLKPKGELSCKFLDDPSRENGSVVGQ from the exons ATGACCGAAGGCGCGAAGATCGAGCGGGTAAGCGCCATCTACTTACAGGAGGTGGAACTGACACATCGGCGAAATGAGCGAACGGGCAACAGCGCGG AACCGACGTTCACGGTGGAGGAAGCGGTGGAGCACGTGGGATTCGGGAGATTCCACCTCCTGCTCTTTGTCATCTTGGGAAGCGCCAAC ATCGTGGAGGCCATGGAGATCATGCTGTTGGCCGTCATTTCTCCCGAGATTCGTTGCGAGTGGCACCTGGAAGACTGGCAGGTGGCGCTGGTGTCTACT ATGGTGTTTCTCGGCTTCATGGCGTGCGGCGTGCTCAGCGGCTACGTGGCCGACCAACACGGCCGCCGGAAG GTTCTTGTCGGAGGTTTCGTGTGGAGCGCCTACTTCTCCATCCTCACCTCCTTTGCACCGTCCTACCCTTGGTTTATCTTCCTGCGGAGCTTGGTGGGCTGCGGCGTGGCGGCGGGCTCGCAGGG TTACGTTCTGAAGACTGAATTCATCCCGTCCAAGTACCGGGCCATCCTGCTGCCTGTGGCCGCC ATCTTCTGGATGTTGGGATCCGTGCTGATCATCTTCCTGGGAATGCTGGTAGTCCCCACGCTGGGATGGAGGTGGATGATCCGCCTGTCGGTGGTCCCGAgcatcttcctcctcttccttttcAGG TTCATTCCCGAGTCGGCCCGCTTCGACGTGTCGGCGGGGAAcatcgccgccgccgcggaCACACTGCGACGGATCGCCCGGATGAACAACGCCTCTCTGCCGCCGGGACGTTTGGCGGAGAGCATGGCG AAGAAAAGAGGGAGGTGGAAGGATCTGCTGACATCCACCTTCAGGACCACGTCCCTGCTTCTCTGGTACTCGTG GTTCGTGGCCTCCTTGGCCTACTACGGCTCTGTCCTGAGCAGCTCGGAACTTCTGGAGAAGAACTTGTTGTGCGTGACGGACGGAGAGCACGCGCACGAGGTCAAGCGGCCTCCGGAGGACGGACGCTGTTACTGCATCCCCTTCGCCCAGGGCGACTACCACACGCTCCTCATCAGCTGTTTGGGGGAGGTTTCACGTGAGACGGACGGCGACCTGTCTCCCGCTCGCATCGCCGCCGGGGGTGAAATTGGCTCGCTCTCACTCACCAGTGATTCCCGTCAACATCTTGCTCTTGAACGTGTTGGGTCGGCGGAGGAGTTTGTTACTCTTGCAGCTGACGTCGGCCATATTCTTCCTGCTGCCCAGCATCTGCACCAACTC GTCGGGCTTCACGCTGCTCTTTTTCCTGCTGCGCTCGGTGGTCTCCATGAACTTCACGGTGGTCTACATCTACACCGCCGAG GTTTATCCCACCGTATCGCGTTCGCTGGGGATGGGCACCTGCACTTCGGTCAGTCGTCTGGGAGGAATGATCGCTCCCTTCATTGCGCAG aagcagtggacacagggatggtcactgtcaaacccactaatgtgtacagccgccccatgctctc GCTTGCGCTCTTTGCGCGGTGGCGAGCTTCCTGTTGCCCATTGAAACCAAAGGGCGAGCTCTCTTG CAAATTTCTTGACGATCCATCGCGGGAAAACGGCTCAGTGGTTGGACAGTAA